Proteins encoded in a region of the Cydia splendana chromosome 19, ilCydSple1.2, whole genome shotgun sequence genome:
- the LOC134799934 gene encoding GPI transamidase component PIG-S, protein MGKQMKSDADESSRMWASASFVGVLIVIGLPLWWKTTEVYRVALPYDKIAAFDSLSHTIATEVTVMANDDAIASQIAGLIEKSFEDSTTLKVKVTKTIISDSLRNTLESVADEPEAIEEVAASVSVSKPNTLYVVQRSPLFQNVWLSGERVMFFRDSKAGPTVVQALKSWVYQTSVLQGAVSDSDEARRTRFPPGGGYHVTLSVAVPSPKTKLRFPARDAMEDYIGTFVDELSELHNFTLKSQWLYLLDFDFQAKEVKDTSDYGRHFAVHKDRLHLLLTRLEERAATHVSELPTINLVLYAVPCERAPLVIYDGDTRVPTPVQAFMSPKWGGVVLANPRPEECRGEGEVEPNVQRVMGAFVAQLRPLLGIPDMVHIPDAQLDPLRSVTPRRWEVDALLRLRVLEQITSAENTLQSLAQLLGEISNIVINDEVGASINAAVDGIGLARDQLAAGQLVEAYKSSRGAHRAAETAFMEPSLLALLYFPDDQKYAIYIPLFLPIMFPVVLSLKTLLLWLRGKPLHKEKAD, encoded by the exons AGTCGAGTCGGATGTGGGCGAGCGCGTCCTTCGTGGGCGTACTCATCGTCATCGGCCTGCCGCTCTGGTGGAAGACCACGGAGGTGTACAG GGTAGCGCTACCATACGACAAGATCGCCGCTTTCGATTCGCTGTCTCACACCATCGCTACCGAGGTGACAGTGATGGCGAATGACGACGCCATCGCGTCGCAGATAGCGGGGCTCATTGAGAAATCCTTCGAAGATTCGA CCACATTAAAAGTCAAAGTGACCAAGACCATTATTTCGGACTCTCTGCGCAATACGCTGGAATCCGTCGCCGACGAACCAGAAGCGATAGAAGAGGTAGCGGCCAGCGTCAGCGTGTCAAAACCTAACACGCTATATGTGGTACAGAGGTCGCCGCTGTTTCAAAATGTCTGGCTTAGTGGGGAGCGTGTCATGTTCTTCAGGGACTCTAAAG CGGGCCCAACCGTCGTCCAAGCCCTCAAAAGCTGGGTATACCAGACCTCAGTACTCCAAGGCGCTGTATCAGACTCGGACGAAGCGCGACGCACTCGTTTCCCGCCCGGTGGAGGATACCACGTCACTCTGTCCGTGGCCGTACCTTCGCCAAAGACCAAGCTTCGATTCCCCGCTAGAGACGCCATGGAAG ATTACATCGGCACGTTTGTGGACGAGCTCAGCGAGCTTCACAACTTCACACTCAAGTCTCAGTGGCTGTATCTACTCGACTTCGATTTCCAGGCTAAAgag GTAAAAGATACAAGCGATTACGGCCGCCATTTTGCCGTTCACAAAGACCGTCTCCACCTTCTCCTGACCAGACTCGAGGAGCGCGCCGCCACACACGTCTCGGAGCTGCCAACCATCAACCTAGTACTGTACGCTGTTCCATGCGAGAGGGCGCCACTTGTTATATATGACGGTG ACACCCGCGTCCCCACCCCCGTCCAGGCCTTCATGTCTCCCAAATGGGGGGGAGTGGTGCTGGCCAACCCCAGGCCGGAAGAAtgcaggggggagggggaagtGGAGCCCAACGTGCAGCGCGTCATGGGCGCGTTTGTAGCTCAGCTGAGACCACTACTCGGGATACCAGATATG GTTCACATCCCGGATGCTCAACTGGACCCCTTGAGGTCAGTGACCCCGCGGCGTTGGGAGGTAGATGCATTGCTGCGTCTGCGGGTTTTGGAACAGATCACCTCCGCGGAGAACACTTTACAGTCATTAGCGCAGTTGTTAG GTGAAATCTCCAACATCGTGATCAACGACGAAGTGGGCGCGTCCATCAACGCGGCCGTCGACGGCATCGGCCTCGCGCGCGACCAGCTGGCCGCCGGGCAACTAGTGGAGGCCTACAAGAGCTCCCGGGGGGCCCACAGAGCCGCCGAGACCGCCTTTATGGAGCCTAGTCTACTGGCGTTGCTGTACTTCCCTGATGATCAGAA ATACGCCATCTACATCCCTCTATTCCTGCCCATAATGTTCCCCGTGGTGCTGTCTCTCAAGACTCTGCTGCTGTGGCTGAGGGGCAAGCCTCTGCACAAGGAGAAGGCTGATTAA